The window TTAGATCTTTTCGATCTATTTTTAAATAGTTTCTGTTGTTTGCCAAAAAAAAGTACAACAAGCTTCAATACTGGAAGTCAACTGTCTGCCACAGTTgacttttgttttttatttgtcATTTGGTTATTCTGATGAGTGAATGTTTGTTGCATCAGTAACAAGCTTCGGTTTGAGTCAAGTACACATTTAGATTTTTCCGAtctattttaatttaatttctaaATAAAAGTAACAAGCTTCACTACTAGAAGTCAACTGTCTGACAGTTGACTTTGGTTTTTCAACTATCTTTTGGTTATTCTGATGATTGAATGTTTGTTGCTTCTTGCCGATGACAGAACATGACATTCGGCTCATCAAGTAGAATGCATTTGAAGCAGGAACCAGATTATTGAATGTAGAACCTTATGATTGTAAGTATAGTTAATTAAACCTGTTGTAAATTATTGATTGACCCATATGGATGTATTTGAGTATATAAAATACACCTGTATCAGTTGACAATTTATGTCAAAGTCAACTGTacaaaaacttgtagaatgatgcCATTTTTGGTTGCTAAAATGATTGATTGGCATACTGCTTGCCTTCACTGTTGCACCATTTTAAGTTCAAAACTAAAAAAATAGTGAATTTGTATATAAAATAAAAGCAACAGGTTTAGAAACAAGATTATACTATAATTGTACTACAATTACACTTAAATTTAAGATATTTTTTTCCATCGACTTCGACACTTATTTATCGAGTTATATCCAACACTACTTAATCATGATTAAATTACCACACCCCTGTAACAGCAAACGATttcaattaacaataaaaatgaaaaaaaaaaacatcCTACACAAATAGATGAATCAAATTCACTAAAAAAATCCACAACCCATGAATCATATGCTCAAATGTTCATCTCTCGGTAAGCTTTGAACAGTATCCGACCATCGTCCCGGTGAATGATCACTACTATTCGACGAAACGTGAGCTGCTTCAGCTCGCGTTTCCCGAATCATCCTCAACACATCTTTCATCACGGGCCGATTCGTGGGGCTCAGTGAAATACAAGCCATGGCAATGTTAAGAAGCGCCGTAAGCTTCTCTTCCGACGCTTCGTTCCCCGAAGACGTCGGCTCGTCCCCGGACTCGGTTTCTTCTTCCCGTACCGACTTGACCCATTTAGGAATATCTGACCCGTGTTCCAAAACGAGATCCTGAAACGGAGTTTTTCCTGTGAGAAGCTCTAATAGAAGGACACCGAAGCTGTAGACATCTGCTTGTTGAGTTAACGGTTTTCTTGGGTCACGACATTCTGGGGCCCGGTAGAAAAGGGACGAAGCACTTGATTCTTCGGGATAATCGGGGTTTCGAAATGACATTAAACCGTAATCAGTTAGGCAAGATTCGAAATCGGAGCCTAACAGAACGTTGGAGGATTTTAAGTTTCCATGGGTCAGGCCCGGGTTTTGGTGAATGTATAGAAGCCCGGTAGCCAAATCCTCAGCGATTTTTAGGCACGACGTCCAATGAAGAGGCTTCCCGCCAGCTGATGTTCTCGATCCTACAAAACCGTTACAACTATATTTTAGACTCATATTAGAACATAAAAGAGCATAACTTAGAAATCATATTATTATCTTCTATTAGAAGTTTAGAACAAAGGCATTGGATGATCCATATCTTTTCTCCTATCATACTTTCAAATTTTGATAGACAATGAAAAATTGTACCACATGTTTCTAGTAACAAACATGGTACATTATTTTTGTTTATATTTGAACAAGTGCACAACCTTTTTTGTAAAATAAAAGGACACGAGATAAAATAATACCAATTATATAAACATTTGGTAGACATGACAATTGAAGGTATATAAAAAAGGAATGTTGTCGGTTGTCTAAAATTATACAATTGACCCAGATCTATTTTTCCTAccaaaatttcaaaattttaggcTAAATTTATTTTTTTAATCAATTTCAAACTATATTTATACATTTAATCATTTCTTGAACAAACCAAATTAGTCCATTACTCTAGTAGTTACATATAATAATTCGGTTACATATCCCCATTGAAACCAATTAGAATTTTATACATCTCTTTGAACTACATACCTAATACCTAATTCAATATTTACGTACATATTTATAATTCAATATTTATATCTCTTTTAAACATATACGGAGTAGTAACTTACAAAAACTTAAAAGCCTTTTTCATATTCCACATGACACAAGTTATGTTATCACTCTTGATAACTCTCAATACGTAGTATTATATtacatattaattaaaattaaataaattattttAAAGTGTAAAAAATATTAATAAGCACATTTAGATTTTTTAGATGTAAAATAAAAACGTACCGTGAATGAGAGAAAATAGGCTGCCATTAGGGAAATAATCGTATACTAGCAACCGTTCTTCTTTAGCTTGAAAATAAGCTCTTAGAGGTACTAAATTTTGATGTCTCAACCGTCCGATGACGTCCACGTGTCTTCGAAATTCCTCAACCCTTGGATACCTCGCATCTTTTAATCGTTTCACCGTAACAATAAACCCTGATTCCATCACCGCTTTATACGTACTCCCCACCGTACCTCTGCCCAATGTCTCCGCCGAAGCTTTTAATAAATCTTCCAAACTATAACTCATTTCCGGCGTATCTCCGCCGCCGGAGAAAAATACCAACTTTCCTATCCCACTACCGCCGTCATCACCTTCTGTACCAGACCCATTTTTCCCACTACCACTTGCTCCGGCGGTGGCGGCGGCTGCGCCACCACCTGCCGCAGTTTCTGACTTTTTAGCAACTGTTTCTGGTgacttctttttcttgtttttaataAAGATTGCTAATAATGTGATTAAAATAAGTAATAAGATAAACCCACCAACGGAACAAGCTATTATGACTATTTTCTTGATTTTCCGGTGACGGTGGGATTTTCCGGTGGTGGGTGGGTTTGGGGTTTGGTTCGCCGGAGAAATCGACGTGGAAGGGGAAATACTACACGGGATGTTGAATGCATCACCGCATAAACCCACATTGTTGGAAAATGAAGTGATGTTGAATTTGACTAAAACTGGGGttgccggaatctcgccggagagtTGGTTTCTTGACAAGTTTAGAAATTTCAGCCCTGTTTGGTTTAAAGGTGGGATTTTTCCGGTGAATCTGTTGTCATCTAAGTAAAGAACATATAATCTTTGTACACTGAGTATTGAATCAGGAATGTGACCGGAAAGATGGTTGCCGGAGAGAACAATGGTTTTGAGGCGGTGAAGGGTGGTTAAAGACGCCGGAAATTCACCGGAAAAGTTGTTGTAAGAAAGATAAAGCGATTTAAGATTTGATAGACCGGAAAAATTTGGGATGTTGCCAGAGATTAAGTTTTGTTTAAGACTCAGAACACGGATTTGATCTAATTGATTAAGGTTTCTTGAATCTATTTCACCTTTTAAATTTAGATTTTCAAGAACAAGTTTTGACACTCTACCATTTAAGCATTCTTTAACCCCATCCCATTTACAAAAATCATTTCCATTCCAATTAAGAGAATTTGTTGGA of the Rutidosis leptorrhynchoides isolate AG116_Rl617_1_P2 chromosome 5, CSIRO_AGI_Rlap_v1, whole genome shotgun sequence genome contains:
- the LOC139847853 gene encoding inactive leucine-rich repeat receptor-like serine/threonine-protein kinase At1g60630, which codes for MRQNGLVFFFYFVTIFFQCVISGDKEALLGLKSDIDPTNSLNWNGNDFCKWDGVKECLNGRVSKLVLENLNLKGEIDSRNLNQLDQIRVLSLKQNLISGNIPNFSGLSNLKSLYLSYNNFSGEFPASLTTLHRLKTIVLSGNHLSGHIPDSILSVQRLYVLYLDDNRFTGKIPPLNQTGLKFLNLSRNQLSGEIPATPVLVKFNITSFSNNVGLCGDAFNIPCSISPSTSISPANQTPNPPTTGKSHRHRKIKKIVIIACSVGGFILLLILITLLAIFIKNKKKKSPETVAKKSETAAGGGAAAATAGASGSGKNGSGTEGDDGGSGIGKLVFFSGGGDTPEMSYSLEDLLKASAETLGRGTVGSTYKAVMESGFIVTVKRLKDARYPRVEEFRRHVDVIGRLRHQNLVPLRAYFQAKEERLLVYDYFPNGSLFSLIHGSRTSAGGKPLHWTSCLKIAEDLATGLLYIHQNPGLTHGNLKSSNVLLGSDFESCLTDYGLMSFRNPDYPEESSASSLFYRAPECRDPRKPLTQQADVYSFGVLLLELLTGKTPFQDLVLEHGSDIPKWVKSVREEETESGDEPTSSGNEASEEKLTALLNIAMACISLSPTNRPVMKDVLRMIRETRAEAAHVSSNSSDHSPGRWSDTVQSLPRDEHLSI